One Solibacillus sp. R5-41 DNA segment encodes these proteins:
- a CDS encoding patatin family protein: MEKIENCSLILEGGTFRTVYTAGVLDALMKEEIYMPYIAAISAGAINAVSYMSKQPERTLRVLTTYRNDPRYMGIRNIIKEKSIFGLDFAYNVVPNELEIFDWNAYYHYPGEVEFGVTNAYTGKVEYKDAFQMTKNCDILQATCAIPVLFPEIKIGNAPYYDGGLADPIPINRAIEKGFHKHLIVLTREPGYIKEASKTSQITMQLFKKRYPRMAAALNNRVDRYNETLNQISEIEQQGNAFIFKPENALRSFESKIDQMKMNYEMGYEQATKRMHELKGFLV, translated from the coding sequence GTGGAGAAAATCGAGAATTGTAGCCTTATATTAGAAGGTGGGACATTTCGTACGGTGTATACTGCAGGTGTTTTAGATGCCTTGATGAAAGAAGAAATATATATGCCTTATATCGCGGCAATTTCAGCAGGTGCGATTAATGCGGTATCCTATATGTCCAAACAGCCGGAGCGTACATTACGTGTTTTAACGACGTATCGAAATGACCCTCGCTATATGGGTATTCGCAATATTATAAAGGAAAAAAGTATTTTTGGTTTAGACTTCGCTTATAATGTTGTGCCAAATGAACTGGAAATCTTCGACTGGAATGCTTATTATCACTATCCTGGTGAGGTGGAATTTGGAGTAACAAATGCGTACACTGGAAAAGTAGAGTATAAAGATGCTTTCCAAATGACAAAAAACTGCGATATTTTACAAGCAACTTGTGCGATTCCGGTTCTATTTCCTGAAATAAAAATCGGCAATGCCCCTTATTATGATGGAGGATTGGCCGATCCGATTCCGATTAATCGCGCTATTGAAAAAGGCTTCCACAAGCATTTAATTGTACTGACAAGGGAGCCGGGTTATATAAAGGAAGCTTCGAAAACAAGTCAAATTACAATGCAACTATTCAAAAAGCGTTACCCAAGAATGGCTGCGGCATTGAATAACCGTGTAGATCGGTATAATGAAACATTAAATCAAATTTCCGAAATCGAACAGCAGGGCAATGCCTTTATTTTCAAGCCGGAAAATGCATTGAGAAGCTTTGAAAGTAAAATTGACCAAATGAAAATGAATTATGAAATGGGTTATGAACAAGCGACGAAAAGAATGCATGAATTGAAGGGCTTTTTGGTTTAG